TGATTTTCGGTAGTTGCGAAGGCAAACTTGGTCCGGTAGCTGCGAATTCATTCGTCAGGCTCTTAAACCGCAATGATGTTATTTAATTTGTAAAAACGAGGGGTGCAGGGTAGAACCCCTGCACCCCGTTTGACCATCAAGCAGGCTCTCTAAAGGAGAGCTATATGAATAAATCTAGAAATCTGTTAGAACAGGGGAATTAAGAATAAACTTCTTTCATGTTGAGCTAGGATAGCTACTTTGCAATCATTTTCCCCAATTCAAAAACTTAGTACAACTCGTCGTAAATCAGGGTAGGAATTTGGGGTGCAGGGGTGGAACCCCTGGCCGGGGACACGGCTCCCACACCCCCCTGGTTTTATTTCCAAACCCTATCTGTGAATAGCAGTACTTAGTTTGTCAACGATCTAATATAGTCAGAGCAGGTAGGTTAGTAATTGATTAGCGTAAAATCGGCTGAGATCTTATCAGTAAGCAATCTTTAAAAGAAATACTCTGTCAAATTTAGACCACTTTTATTAGGACACTTATGCCAGGGCAAATATTGGGCGATCGCTATGAAGTAGAGCAGCAACTCGGCAAAAAATCTGGTCGTTGGACACTGCTTGCCCGTGATCTCACAACTGAGACTCCTGTCATTCTCAAGCTTCTATTTATTGACGACCAAACCAGTCAGGATGACCTGAGGCTGTTTACACGAGAAGTCGATATCCTGCAAACGCTCTCTCACCCTGCCACTCCAAAATACCTGGGCTATTTTGAGATTGACCTGCCCCTCGATGGCAAAGCTCTTGCTTTGATTCAGAGCTACATTGAAGGAAAGTCGCTCGACCAATACTTGCAAGAAGGGCGGCAGTTAACCGAGGCTGAAGCTAAAACCATTGCCCGATCGGTACTCGAAATTTTGGAATACTTGCACGACCACACTCCACCGATCGTTCATCGAGATATCAAGCCCAGCAATATTTTGCTGGCATCTGAAGGGAGTGACCTCACCTCACACGTTGCACTGGTTGATTTTGGATCTGTTAAATCCCTCTCGTCCAGTAGTGATATGACAACGTTCACTCTGGTGGGAACAGATGGTTACCGTCCGCCTGAGCAGATCGGGCGAAGAGCAGTCAGAGCCTCTGATTTGTATAGTCTTGGGGCAACGTTAGTGACGGGTATTACTGGCATTCATGCGGATAAGTTGCCCCGACGAGGGTTACGTATCGATCTAGAAAATTGCCTCGAAACGAGCAGTGGATTTAACGGTTGGCTCCGTAAGATGATTGAACCGGAGTTGGAGAAGCGGTTTAAGTCTGCCCAGGAAGCCTATAGTGCGTTGCCTTGAGAAAGGTTAGGAACGCCATTGGGATGTGGCTACGGCTGCAAAATCCACGATTCTTAGTCGTCCATTGTTACAGGTCAGTGGTCATTCGTCATTCGCGGGTGATCACAGGTCAGTGTGACGAACCTTGACTGTGTAGGGTTACAAAATCTTTTCGAGTCCGTAGATCAGCGTTTTGAGTTGTAGCACTTTGCGGATGGCAAGCAAGACACCGGGCATATAAGCAGCGCGATCGCTGGTATCATGGCGCAGAGTGTAAATCTGGCCAGGGGCACCAAAGATCACCTCTTGATGTGCCAGCAAACCCGGTAGACGAACACTGTGAATCCGAATGCCGTCTTCGGTGACACTGCCTCTGGCACCGGGCAACTTTTCTGTTTCAGCCACTGTTGGTGGGTTATAGGGTTTGCCAAATTCACCTAACAATTGCGCGGTCTGAATCGCAGTGCCGCTGGGAGCATCGGCTTTTTGGTTGTGGTGTAATTCGATGATTTCGACATGGTCGAAGTATTGGGAAGCCTGCATGGCAGCTTGTTGCATCAAGACAACCCCAATCGAGAAGTTGGGGATGATTAAACACCCCAGACTGGCTTTGTCGGCAAACTCTTCCAGGTCTTGCAATTGATCTGAACTGAGTCCAGTGGTGCCCACAACAGGTCGAACCCCATAGGCGATCGCTGACCGTACATTCTCATACACTGCATCAGGATGAGTGAAATCGACCATAACAGCCGCTTGTTTCTCCTGGGCTGCCATTGCCAGTGTTGCTTGTAAATCAGCGATAACAGGCACCTCTAACGCGCCACAGCCGACGATTTCACCAATGTCTTGCCCCTGAACAGAGGGATTGCGGGCGATCGCTCCTACCAGGGTCATATCATTTGCTTGGGCAATGGCTTTGATCGCCTCGCGCCCCATTTTTCCGGTTGCACCATTGACCACCACTGGGATTGGAGCTTGTATCGACATAATTTTAGACAGCGTTACTCAACAAAGGCATTCTAGATTGTATCCCGCTTGCGAGGGGTGTCATGCGGATGGGGGCATAAAAATAAAGTTGAAGAATTTACAAAAAACCTAAACTCCTGCAAAAAACCTTTACAACTCACTAAAATATCGCTGTTAGTTTAGACGTTGTGTTCTTACGATATAAGTGCTTCTATAACCACCTCAATTGCCGTATGAGCAGGGTGCAGGAGTGAAAACCCCTTTAGCTAAGGGCAAAGGCTCCCCCTCCTTGTTCCCGAACCATGGGTGAACTCTGTTTCCCGTAGGAACTATTTTTCTTCCAATAACTTCAACACCAATAGGGGGACACAACCAATTGCTGAGTTACGCCTTAAAACTTAGTGTTATTTGAGAGTAGTTTGATTGTTCACGGTGCATTTTTATATTTGTGATTTCCAGACTTATCCCATTTGTGCAACGGGCTGTACCTCAATTGAGTAGCATCCGCAAGGTAACATCCGTTTTAAGTCAGCCCATTCTCTGGGCTGGGGCGATCGCGTTGCTGATCTGTCTCCTGACCGTCAATCGGTGGACTCCCCTGGTGCGATCTAGCATTTTGCTCGTTGCCACCCTCAGTCTGTTGGGGGGATGGCGATTGCTCCACGATGCCTTCCACGACCGCCTCACAGGTTTACCCAACCGTGCCTTATTTTTGAAACATCTGGAGCGTGTCCTTCGCCGCCAGCGGCATCACAAGCCCTTTGGCATTTTCTATCTTGATGTAGACGAGTTTCGGGCACTCAATCAAACGCTCGGTCGTGCCGGGGGTGATCAGTTGCTAACGGCGATCGCTCGTCGTCTCCGCAGCTTTTTTGGGTCAGCAACCACTCTGGCACGAGTTGGGGGCAATGAATTTGTTGTGCTTCAGAAAGGGGTCAGAACTGCGGACGAGGCAATGCAGCTTGCCGATCGCCTTCATGCTCAAATCCTTGCACCATTTCACATCAACGGTCAGGATGTAGCCGCGACCGTTAGCATTGGCATTGCCCTGAGTTCCGACTATATCTGGGCACACGACCTGCTCAAAGATGCTCAACTGGCCATGTATCACGCTAAACGCCAGGGCAGAGCTTGCCATGCCGTGTTTGAGCCCCATATGCGGGTGCAGGTTGCCTCTTCAACCCAGTTGGCATCTGATCTGCGTTGGGCGATCGAACGGCAAGAGTTGCGCTTGTTTTATCAGGCACTGGTATCGCTGCAAACCAAGCAAATTATCGGGTTTGAGGCACTGGTACGGTGGCAACACCCCAAGCATGGGCTGATGGCTCCATCGGAGTTTATTCCCCTGGCAGAAACCACAGGGCTAATCGTGGCGATCGGGCGGTGGGCAATTCATCAGGCGTGTAACCAACTGCGGCGATGGCAGCAGGGATCACTGATTGAGTCATCCCTCCTGATGAGTGTCAACCTGTCAGCTCAAGAGTTTTCCCAACCCAATCTAATTGATTACATTCAGCAGGTCTTGAGGGATACGGGCATTGAGGGGCACCGCCTCAAGCTGGAGATCACCGAGAGCACGCTGATGGGTGACCTGGAGGGGGCGATCGCCACTCTCAATGAGATCAAATCACTGGGTATTCAGATCGGCATCGACGACTTTGGGACAGGCTATTCGTCCCTGAGTCACCTGTATTACTTCCCAACAGATACCCTGAAAATTGACCAGTCCTTTGTGCGGCGGTTGGGCAACCACACCGAGAATGACGAAATTGTCCGCACCATCATCACTCTGGCTCACAACCTGGGCATGAATGTAATTGCAGAAGGCATCGAAACGCGCCGACAACTCAACCTGTTGCGATCGCTGCGGTGTGAGTATGGACAGGGTTATCTGTTCTCAAAACCCCTGGATCGAGACGCAGCTACCCGACTGTTGACTGAGCAACTGACCGAGCAGTGGAATTCTGAGAATCTTTGCAACGATTTCCTAAGAAGCAGCTAGAAAACAGCTCTAAACTGACCGAAAAAGCGGCTATTTCTGCCGCTCAAGGCTGCAATTGCGCGCGAATTGCAAGTTGACAAATTGACGATATCTGTACCGTGAACTTTAATCGTGGTGAAAGGGCGTTAGCGTATCCCCGCCAAGAGACTTCGCCAACGCCTGATGTCCTTACGGATGAGAGATCATTATGCCACAAAATACAGAATTGCAAGATGGGATAACTCACCTTTCCCTGGATCTGCCTCATACTAAACCAGCCTATCGAGAACGGTTAAATGCGTGGGCGATCGCTCGTCTCTTACCTAATTTGGAACCTCATGTGGTTGCCCGCTTTCGCAGTCGATCGGATGCCGATGGTTATCTCGATTCCCTACGGCAACGCATGCCCAATGATCAATTTATTGTGACCTTTGCCCCTCAACACGCTGAAAGCTAATCGCCTTGATTTGCCACGTTGAAGCCTCAATCCCCCAAATTTGGGGGACTTTGAGCTTTTGCCAAGGATTCTGACCCAATCAGCAGCACCCCTATTTGGAATCGATGCGCAGCGCGCCTACGAGTAAACCGAGACACCTTCTACCAGGGGCTTTGGCTTCACCAAGCTCATACCAAATCAAATGGTGTTCAAGACAGATATCGGTAGGGGCAGGTTTTGCAGATAAGTGCTTGGGTTTGCCGTTAGTAAACAGCTAAACCCGCCCCTACGAGCGTCCGCATTTGCACTGGAAACCATTTAAAGTGGTATCAGTTTAAGCCAGTGCCAGCATCCTGCTCGCCATTCATCCCCAAGATCAGCAACGCCGATGGGGGTAAAACCCCTGCACCCCGCTCTAACCTTAGCTAGTACGACTCAATTTACGTTGTTGCGATATTTATCGTCAGCTAAAGAATTGTAAGTCAAGCGGTAGAACCTACCTTTTGGGGTGATGCTATAAGCAGAGGCTCTAACGATTCTAGAAGAAGAGCTTGGAGGCACCGTTATGGATTTTGCCACTCTGATACTGGGTAGTTTGCTGGTTGCTTATCTGCTAGTTCTCCTAAAAGGAAATCACAACGAAGCTTAATCGACTCAAGCTAGATTGCTTTGCGTGAAATTAACTCATCCTTCTTCAAAGGGCTGTTCTCAGCAAGATGTCGTAAATCTATTGCAAACCTGGCTTGATGTAGAGATGCATTCAGCGATCGATTGTTATAGTAGCCATTAACAAGTCTTTATAAACTTTGCTCCCCGTAGCACTTGCTACTCAGAGAAGTTTAGCTCCACTCTAAGCTTTTAGCGGTGGAACTCCTATAACAGTCGAGGATGGGTTATGACTAAAACCACTGAACAACATCGAGTTGTTATTGTTGGAGGTGGCTTTGGAGGGTTATATGCCGCTAAAGCACTCGGTCGCGCTCCTGTGAATGTGACCCTGATCGACAAACGTAACTTCCACCTTTTTCAACCATTGCTCTATCAAGTTGCAACCGGAACGGTTTCTCCGGCTGATATTTCATCGCCGCTGCGTGCCATTTTGAGCAAACACAAAAACACGCAGGTGTTGATGGAAGAGGTCGTTGATATTGACCCAGAACAGCAACAAATCATGATGAAGGGCAAAACGGTGCCCTATGACACGTTGGTGGTCGCCACAGGGGTCAGCCACCACTACTTTGGTAATGAGCAATGGAAGGAAACGGCTCCGGGATTAAAGACCGTTGAAGATGCGCTGGAGATGCGCCGACGCATCTTTATGGCGTTTGAAGCGGCTGAAAAAGAAACCGATGCCGAAAAGCGGCGTGCCTGGTTAACCTTTGTGATTGTGGGGGGTGGTCCCACGGGGGTTGAACTGGCAGGGGCGATCGCTGAACTGGCGTTTCACACATTGAGAGAAGATTTTCGCAGCATCGATACTACTGAGGCGCAGATTTTGCTGCTGGAGGGCATGGATCGCGTGCTGCCGCCCTATCCGGAGGATCTGTCGATTGAGGCCGCCGCTTCGCTCACTCGGTTAGGTGTGACGGTTAAAACCAAAACGTTGGTGACTAATATCACCGATAACGTGGTGACAACTCGTTGTGGTGAGCAGGTTGAGCAGATTGCCGCTCGCACGATTTTGTGGGCAGCAGGGGTCAAAGCCTCAGCGATGGGGCAAGTCTTAGCCGATCGCACCGGGGCACAACTCGATCGCGCCGGACGGGTCAGCGTTGGCTCTGACCTGAGCATTCCCAACTATCCCAACATCTTTGTCATTGGGGATCTGGCAAACTTTACTCAAGCGGATGGCAAACCGCTTCCGGGAGTGGCTCCGGTGGCCATTCAAGAAGGGGAGTATGTTGCCAAACTGATTCGGCAGCGACTCAAGGGGCAGACTCTTCCAGAATTTAGTTATGTCAATGCGGGTAGCCTAGCCGTAATCGGGCAGAACTCAGCGGTCGTCGATTTAGGTTTCATCAAGTTCACGGGCATTATTGCCTGGTTAATCTGGGTATTTGCTCACATCTATTACTTGATTGAGTTCGACAATAAGCTGATTGTCATGCTCCAGTGGGGATGGAGTTACTTCACCCGTAATCGGGGAGCACGACTGATCACGGGAGAGGAGGATTTACTGAAGGTTGAGATGGATAACAATGGAGAATTTCATGCTCCGTCGTCGTCAAAATCAACGGTTGAAGCCTAATTTAGGAATGGTTGCGCGAA
Above is a genomic segment from Oscillatoria sp. FACHB-1407 containing:
- a CDS encoding serine/threonine protein kinase; the protein is MPGQILGDRYEVEQQLGKKSGRWTLLARDLTTETPVILKLLFIDDQTSQDDLRLFTREVDILQTLSHPATPKYLGYFEIDLPLDGKALALIQSYIEGKSLDQYLQEGRQLTEAEAKTIARSVLEILEYLHDHTPPIVHRDIKPSNILLASEGSDLTSHVALVDFGSVKSLSSSSDMTTFTLVGTDGYRPPEQIGRRAVRASDLYSLGATLVTGITGIHADKLPRRGLRIDLENCLETSSGFNGWLRKMIEPELEKRFKSAQEAYSALP
- the dapB gene encoding 4-hydroxy-tetrahydrodipicolinate reductase gives rise to the protein MSIQAPIPVVVNGATGKMGREAIKAIAQANDMTLVGAIARNPSVQGQDIGEIVGCGALEVPVIADLQATLAMAAQEKQAAVMVDFTHPDAVYENVRSAIAYGVRPVVGTTGLSSDQLQDLEEFADKASLGCLIIPNFSIGVVLMQQAAMQASQYFDHVEIIELHHNQKADAPSGTAIQTAQLLGEFGKPYNPPTVAETEKLPGARGSVTEDGIRIHSVRLPGLLAHQEVIFGAPGQIYTLRHDTSDRAAYMPGVLLAIRKVLQLKTLIYGLEKIL
- a CDS encoding EAL domain-containing protein, with translation MISRLIPFVQRAVPQLSSIRKVTSVLSQPILWAGAIALLICLLTVNRWTPLVRSSILLVATLSLLGGWRLLHDAFHDRLTGLPNRALFLKHLERVLRRQRHHKPFGIFYLDVDEFRALNQTLGRAGGDQLLTAIARRLRSFFGSATTLARVGGNEFVVLQKGVRTADEAMQLADRLHAQILAPFHINGQDVAATVSIGIALSSDYIWAHDLLKDAQLAMYHAKRQGRACHAVFEPHMRVQVASSTQLASDLRWAIERQELRLFYQALVSLQTKQIIGFEALVRWQHPKHGLMAPSEFIPLAETTGLIVAIGRWAIHQACNQLRRWQQGSLIESSLLMSVNLSAQEFSQPNLIDYIQQVLRDTGIEGHRLKLEITESTLMGDLEGAIATLNEIKSLGIQIGIDDFGTGYSSLSHLYYFPTDTLKIDQSFVRRLGNHTENDEIVRTIITLAHNLGMNVIAEGIETRRQLNLLRSLRCEYGQGYLFSKPLDRDAATRLLTEQLTEQWNSENLCNDFLRSS
- a CDS encoding NAD(P)/FAD-dependent oxidoreductase, which translates into the protein MTKTTEQHRVVIVGGGFGGLYAAKALGRAPVNVTLIDKRNFHLFQPLLYQVATGTVSPADISSPLRAILSKHKNTQVLMEEVVDIDPEQQQIMMKGKTVPYDTLVVATGVSHHYFGNEQWKETAPGLKTVEDALEMRRRIFMAFEAAEKETDAEKRRAWLTFVIVGGGPTGVELAGAIAELAFHTLREDFRSIDTTEAQILLLEGMDRVLPPYPEDLSIEAAASLTRLGVTVKTKTLVTNITDNVVTTRCGEQVEQIAARTILWAAGVKASAMGQVLADRTGAQLDRAGRVSVGSDLSIPNYPNIFVIGDLANFTQADGKPLPGVAPVAIQEGEYVAKLIRQRLKGQTLPEFSYVNAGSLAVIGQNSAVVDLGFIKFTGIIAWLIWVFAHIYYLIEFDNKLIVMLQWGWSYFTRNRGARLITGEEDLLKVEMDNNGEFHAPSSSKSTVEA